ttcgaggaaatgacgatgATACAACTCTGGCCTTGTTCAAAATGCTTTCAAGCTACTCCTGGGAAGCTAAGTTGGTGCTGACAATGGCAGCTTTTGCTTTAAATTATGCAGAATCTTGTCTTGTTGCCCAAGCTTACTCTTCAGGCGCATTTTCCAAATCAATGGCACTTCTTAAGAAAATGCGAAGACCATTCCTTCTCGAACTTATTGAAACATCCAAACCACGTTTTGATGCACTTATTAATCTCATAAGGGTGATGATGGATGTCACTAATTCTGTAGTTGACTTCAAAGAATTACCATCTATCTACATTTCTACTGAAGTTCCGTCTTTCCAAGATGCTCTTAACTTTATCCCAAAAGCTGTCTATCGTACCATAAGAAGTATTGTCGCCTGCGGTACTTGGATTAATAATCTTCCTAAAATCGGACATgagtatgtatatgtatatccTTCTTCTCAACAAAACTTTCTTTTTTAATGGGACCCTATCCTTCTTATTTATTCTTAACATAAAACATAAACATCTTAAACATTTTGATTGTCAAACTctaaatttattagattttcaGGCCTTCTACCACTACCGATGAGCCATGGGAAATGTCGAAACTTCGAAGCACATATGAGTATCTGAACGAAAAACTCTCCTTTTGCCGCGAACACATAGGTTTTCtacttaataattttaaatattttgtacctaataatttttatataaaataattgtACATATTTGGATGCAGAGGAGAAGATAATTGATGAAGCCTATATAATGCTTTTGAATCTTTATGATAAAATCCATTTTGACAACACGAGGATCCTCAAGGCCATGTTTGATTTCAACAAGGATGTCGATCCACTTTTTCATGGCCCTACAAATAAAAATGTTGGTTGTACAACCTAAGCGCTACTTTTGCAAATTATATCATGTGGAATATATTAATGATATTGATTACCAGGTTAAGATAGATGTGCTGAGGAGGAAGACTGTGTTACTGCTGATTTCGGGGCTAGACATTTCGTCGGATGCAGTTACGATTCTTGAACAGATTTACGGTGAATCTAGAATATATGGAAGAATGGAGAATCTGTACGAGGTGGTTTGGATCCCAGTTGTGGATCATACAGTGGCATATAGTGAGGAAATGCATAACCAATTTGAGACCGTGCAACGTGCAATCCCATGGTACACAGTGCACCATCCAGCCATGATTAAGAAAGTGGTGATCAGATTCATGAAAGAGATTTGGCACTTCAGAATGAAGCCGATTCTGGTGGTTCTTGATCCTCAGGGTAAAGTAGTATGCCCCAATGCATTTCACATGATGTTGGTTTGGGGAAGTATTGCTTTCCCTTTCACTTCCTTGAGACAAGAAGCTCTCTGGAAAGAAGAGACATGGAGGCTTGACTTTCTCGTTAATGGCATTGATTCATCAATCCTCCATTGGGTAAATAACATTATTATTTTACacttaacaatatatatatttacatactCATTATTAATGTCAATATATAGATGGACGAAGGAAAGTACATATTCCTGTATGGAGGAGACGATATCGAATGGATAAGGATGTTCACAAGCACCGCAAAATCAGTTGCGCAGGCAGAACGCATACAACTGGAGATGGTGTATGTGGGAGTGGGAGTGGGAAACAGCACGAAAAGGGCCAAAGTTGAGCAAGTGATAAGTGCAATCACAGTTGAGAGGCTTAGTTATGTATGGCATGACATGACAATGACATGGTTTTTCTGGACAAGGCTAGAAAGCATGTTTTTGTCTAAGATTCAGTTAGGCAAGAATCATCATGATGATCCATTGATgcaagaaattaaaaaattgcTGAGCTATGACAAAGAAGGTGGTGGATGGGCACTTCTTGGAAGAGGGTCTAATGTTGTTGCTAATGGACATAGCACTACTGTTTTGCAAACATTATTAGACCATCATATTTGGAAGCAAGATGTTACTGTTAAAGGCTTTGATATATCTTTCAAAGAATATCATGACAAGCTTCATCAAACTTATCATCACTGCTGCCAATTTGACTTTCCTACTACCTCCTCCGCTACCACTCCTCACCGCTTCATATGCCCTCACTGCGCCCGAGCCATGGACAAATTTATCACTTTCTCATGCTGCGATCATGAGACGCCATAACCATTTATTTATCATATTCAACCTTTTCTCAACTTTACAAATTTTCCTTATTTCCTGTTACCAATATTAAACAAGAATAAAATAGTAATAATCAACAGAAAAtaatatcaatctaaaattacaataaatcaataattttttttagacgAATCGAAAAAATCAGATAGAGTAATATGAGGTCTCATAATATCAATTTTCTCAAGATAAATTTAGCCACAATTGGCTATCGCTATGTTTCTCACAAATTGTGTGTAGAAATTATCACCGGAATAGAACAAAGATGAttgcaaagaaaaaaaatattagataaaaaaagGAAATGGTTACTCTATATTCGCAATCTtccaaagaaaaaacaaaaaccaacaTTTATGGACAAAGACAATGTTTCCAACTGTTTCCGTATCAATTGCActttttaagaatgaatttatCCAATCCCCaacttttttaataaaaaataaaattaattttttattcattattaacCAACACTCTTCTATAGGAATAAAATTCGCAATAATAAGATTTGACACTGTCATAACTATTTACAATCAATATCAGCATAGGATAGGTAGACAACAATATTTGAATCTTCATTTGTGAacatatatttacttttaatgATTGACTAGTAAACATGATGTCTTTGAACTATTCTTCTTTTTGTGTAAATGATACACTTCACACAAATACTAACATAACATGATTTTTAGATCTCATGTTTATTTTCATTATGCTCATAAACATCTCATCGTTCTACAATATTTGTAGAGAATTAAGTCTCAATAGTCTCATTTTGAAGCGACCCTACTTCACTTTCACATATGTGATTTCTTTTGCTCAAAATTCTGACCCACAAAGAATCATCAAAGCATAACTTAACTTTTCTCATTTTATATAACATCATATATGGATTAGGTTGACCTCTAAAGTGACATCATAAGGTTTATGTAATTAAGTTGTCCATTTGAATAtagatcttgggatctccaATCAACAAAATTAGTTTTCTCTCAAATAAATGCTTAAATATTAATGAACTTCAGTTTCATTTCTTTCAATGCTTTTTAAACTTGAACTCGGTAGATCCGTGATATTATCATTTGATTCTACAAAATCAATAGAGATGACAACCGTTGAGATCAATTCTTTAACAATGTTATTTCGACGATGCATATGTGTCGCTTTTTACCATCATATATCACATTAAGTGCTCTGTTAATTGTTGATTGATTATCACAATATATACAAATTATGGGTACAAGTTTTGGCTGTACATGAATATCTTCCAAGAAGTTTTGTAGCCACTTGGTCTCTTCTCCAATTTTATTCAATGCGATAAACTTAGACTCTATAGTGGATCTAGTTATAGTCATTCATCTTGAGGATTTCTAGGACACTGATCCTCCTACTAAAGTAAATACGTATCCACTAGTgcctttggattttttttataatcgcCTTTGGAATATTTTATACCATATATCCAACATACATTCGAGAATCTTTCTAATACAGCAGGTTTCCTCATATAGTGCAATTCGTAATCATGAGTATACCATATTGTTGgcccaaataaataaattttatttttatataaataaaaagcaTATGGTTAATTTTTAGAGCAAATTTTgatataaaagtaaataaaataaataaaaaatattatgtaGGTCTCAGCGAGACCTATACACGTGTCATTGATACCTACTCTTGGAACTATTTTCCAGGGTTCGGTTCAACATGCCCGACTTCTCCAATGAAACCAAATCCTGATAAACGAAGTCTAACTCCTTTCTCACACCTATGCCCAGCCTTAAACTATCTAACCAGAAATTAGTTGGATGAGGTGGCATGGAAGTTGAGGGAGGTTAGGAAGAAGTTAGAAGGAAGTTGGGGAAGGTTTGGAGGTTAGGAAAGTTAAATGAGTTGTCAATAAAAGCAATATGAGGCCTTGTATAACTCATGAGATACATCATGACTACATGTAATGGTTGTGTATTCCACTTAGTCAATGCGTTCACCTTTATTTTTGGACAAATACTGGTTAATGTTGATTGGAGTTCTGGCTTTACCAAAATCATCCTTACTAAACTTTACAGTTATCTTATCCACGTAGTGTGAGTGAGTCAAGATGAGCGTGTTACGTGAGTGTTTGATTTGGATGCCCACAATCACATATGCGAGTCTCATATCTTTCATATGTAACCGTGAGTTTAACGTATCATTGGTACTCTTCACCATTTTATCATTACTTCCCATAATGAATATGTTATCAACAtacaaaaacaaaatgataTATCATTCATTTGTAGTTTTGACATAAATACATTTTTTACACTCCCTTATGTGATAGTCGTTAGCCATCATGGCATCATTGAACTTTTTATTCCATTGTTTTAgtgcttgctttaatccataTAAAGACATCACAAATTTACAAACTTTTCTTATCACGTCCGTGCCcaaattcattaattatatattagactatataatatttttaaacaagtttataaTTAAGAGCTATTTCTATATTAAAAGTTATTTGAAACAAGTATATAATAAGAGTTATTTCTATACTAAAAGTCATGTCAATTGTTtagagtttggaaaaaaaaaggtaaCTTTCATACAAGGTTGGATGTGATAATTTATTGGTTATAATGTTAAGCTAATATgtataatattataattatacatCTTAAAAGTATACAAATCTTCTATTGTCTTAATTAATCAAAAGAAATCAAGATTACTAAGTAGAATTACATAGTTTTGATTCCCgattgaaaaatttaaaagatgATTCATAATATGTAGAAAgtttgatagaattatcaagtccaagtcaAATAAGTAATAAATTTTAGAGAGTCTGGATAAGTGTTTCTTATGGTGTTTTAGGAAATTAGATTAAGAATATAATAGGTTATAAGATAATTGGTTTGAATTAATGATGATTAAATCGATAAACATTTACGTTTACAAAGTGATGGGTCGATTCATAGGAAACATGATTCATAATTTAGATTGATAGTAATTCGTTATCTTGTCTCATCGTTGTACCCgatgtcgtttagggtcgggtgtgatatTTCTCTCCTGACCCAGAGCTACACAACCTTCGGGTTCATCCAAGTACATCTCTTTCTCTAGATCTCCATTCAGGACCGTTGTCTTAAAATCTATCTGATGTACTTCAAGATTTTGCAAAGAGGAGATTGCAGGTATCGTCCTAATAAACATTATCTTGGAAACATGAGACAGTACGTTTTAAAGTAATAAGGCCTTCCTTTTTTCTACAACTTTTTATAACGAACttagccttatacttatcaattgttccatctgctttcatttttcatttgaAAAAATCCAATTAGAACTTAGTGGTATCATTCTCTAAAGGGAAGTCCACTAATGCCCATATATGGGTTTGCAAGATAGATTCAATTTTACTCCTTATAGTCTCTTTTCATAAAGCACTTTTTGTTGTGCTTACAACTTCTTTATACGTCTGAGATTCAACCTCTAACATATAAGTTAAAAAATATGGACCAAAAGATTTTTCCACCCTTGCTCTTCTACTCATTATAGGGTCTACCTCTTCCTCAACTTCTTATTAAAGACTCTCATTAGTTTCCATTGCTTAATGTCACTTATAATATGCAATATAGCCATGCATTCTTGCCTAAAAGTTTGACAATTAAAGATTTCTTCTAAGGTCAAGACCATTCCTCAATAAGTATATGTTCAATGGTTATGTTAGGTTCCAGTGAATGTTGGTAAAATGGCTTTATAGCCTTTGGCTATTTAAGCCATGTGCGTGTCTAAAAGTGCTTGTGAAGTGACTCTTAGTCTTTTAAACTTTTAACCATTTGAAGTGTTTTTGTATCCCACATAGGAAACTTAGAGCATCCCCAATGCAAGCAACCTCAAAAGTTGCCAAAACTTAACACATCATcctaaagtatatttttttccctctctcaTTCACATCACTTTTTGcaaaaataattagaaaatgcTCAAAAGTTAAGCAACTCCAAAAGTTGTCACCATGGTCCCACAAATCATTGTTTtatgtataatttattttatttatacatattGTCATAAAAATGCACCAATAGTAGACaactaattattttttatattaaaaaaatgataaagtaGCAGTGCCAAAAAAATGGCAACATCCCCATAAAAATTTAAGCAACTTTGGTTATTCCAATGGAAGCACTATTCCAAGGACCCTCTACCTCATCAAGCATAATCGCAAGCACCTCCTATTGGAGATGTTCTTATGAGAAGTTGAAAGAGTGTATATTGTTTTGGACCTCATGGGTTATCATGTTGTGTTAAGATGAGTTTTGATAAATATACCACAAACGTGCGTGTCGCTCGCCCCATTTTGGGCTTGGCGTGGGCccaaattttaatgtttttcagATATGTCTTAAACCATTTTGACTAATTTTTCAACAGTTTTAATCATTTGCAACAACTAAATATCAGAATGTTAACTTCCTGATTTATCTCTACTTTCTCAGAGATTGTTTCCACTTTCTTCTCCACAACTCCACTTCCTAAggttaaaaacattaaaaagttaaaaaatgacaacctaaaaaaatatggaaaacagaaaaacgtgaaaaaacgcaaaaaaaaaacatgaaaaattgtTAAAGACATGAAAACTTGAAAACACAAAAgttgaaaaatgcaaaattcacgaaaaaaagattttaaaagcaggaaaacatgaaaaaaatggaaaaaacgtgaaaaaaagcgacaaacacgaaaacatgaaaaaacgttaaaaacacaaaaatgtaaaaaacatttttaatgttaaaaacacgaaaatgtgaaaaaacgttaaaaatataaaaatgtgaaaaaatgtgtTTATAACGTTTTTccatattttcgtgttttttacgtttttttcatgtttatcaagttttttgtttttcgcatttgttcacagttttatatttttcttgttttgtcacgttttcgtgttattcaaATCATTGTtgttttttgcgttttttcatgtttcacgtttttgtttttagatttttcccttttttcgcattttgttattttttcatgtttttcgtgttttttcatgttttcgtgcTTTATTtgcatttttcacattttcgtattttcacttttttcacgtttttatgttttagcatttttttttgcattttcatggtttgtcacatttttgtgtttcttgttttttttttcgtattatactctgcagcatctaacgcacagtaaagcatattgatagccgaagcattattttgtaattttttaaggtaatcctctgaccacttagactCACTCTTGACATAATTTATTTCGTCTATAATTTCgtagggaacaaacgggccttggactatatctagccatgcactcatgtttgttgcctgaatgaagtttttcattctcttcttccaaaatgtataatttgagccgaagaacagaggaggccgactaatagataatccctcagggagtatctgtgttgtttgatttcctgaaaggaaacgagtgctgttctcagccatttacagggatcagttcaagatagttttatcttggatagtgagctactgagctctgataccacttgttggtcccgtgtaacgtagtatgattagttccaagggggggttaggaactaatgtaactttttcgcttgaTGATGCTgatttaattaaatgtttgataatttagtttaatttttaggtcagcaaggctgagtaaggtatgagacagctttaatcagatactgactagagctgtttcaattgtgagttgagaagtaacactttaggtcagcttctaactcggTACTCAGATTGCTCAGCGTcagcttatacaaattattaaCTGggcaatttaagcaagcaacacatacaaatatatatatatatatatatatatatatatatatatatatatatatatatatatatatatatatcaagagaagggttagagattacttaggagacttatcctggttcggcctcaccgcctacgtccagtccccatagtccctccgggcttt
The sequence above is drawn from the Euphorbia lathyris chromosome 6, ddEupLath1.1, whole genome shotgun sequence genome and encodes:
- the LOC136233286 gene encoding protein SIEVE ELEMENT OCCLUSION B-like, producing the protein MSQPINAASSSASGLVIKSDRSKLTLVDEDSMMKQIQATDAPKHAQQFNVRTLLNFVQDILTLATSLVADTTYLRAGQPDPQLEEKSRSLNRIPILKEMKSVVDRIAREISFTDLVRGNDDDTTLALFKMLSSYSWEAKLVLTMAAFALNYAESCLVAQAYSSGAFSKSMALLKKMRRPFLLELIETSKPRFDALINLIRVMMDVTNSVVDFKELPSIYISTEVPSFQDALNFIPKAVYRTIRSIVACGTWINNLPKIGHEPSTTTDEPWEMSKLRSTYEYLNEKLSFCREHIEEKIIDEAYIMLLNLYDKIHFDNTRILKAMFDFNKDVDPLFHGPTNKNVKIDVLRRKTVLLLISGLDISSDAVTILEQIYGESRIYGRMENLYEVVWIPVVDHTVAYSEEMHNQFETVQRAIPWYTVHHPAMIKKVVIRFMKEIWHFRMKPILVVLDPQGKVVCPNAFHMMLVWGSIAFPFTSLRQEALWKEETWRLDFLVNGIDSSILHWMDEGKYIFLYGGDDIEWIRMFTSTAKSVAQAERIQLEMVYVGVGVGNSTKRAKVEQVISAITVERLSYVWHDMTMTWFFWTRLESMFLSKIQLGKNHHDDPLMQEIKKLLSYDKEGGGWALLGRGSNVVANGHSTTVLQTLLDHHIWKQDVTVKGFDISFKEYHDKLHQTYHHCCQFDFPTTSSATTPHRFICPHCARAMDKFITFSCCDHETP